From Lolium perenne isolate Kyuss_39 chromosome 5, Kyuss_2.0, whole genome shotgun sequence, a single genomic window includes:
- the LOC127298514 gene encoding glutamate receptor 2.8 yields MAGDARLVFVLIGFAACSLVATSRAQPAEVKVGLIIDADSPVGKIATTTIPMALEDFYAAFPNSTARVKILQYNSSADVVIAASAALQLMTTQGARAILGPQSSVESAFVADLATHAEVPVVSFSATSPSVSPTAARFFSRAAHSDADQAGAIAALATLFGWRRVVPIYQDDDYGVAFLPFLVDALASARAEVPYRCALSAAASPDAVAAELYRLESEQTRVFVLHTRHQLARRVFAAALKAGMIGEGYVWVITDGLTGLLGSVQPPQGVIGLAPYVPTTPRLRDVKKRWAHRYMRDHPDGELSHAIIGCYAVWAYDAAWAVASAAERLSATELSSPPGLVGGTDGDNDISGLGKSRSGKSFLRALSDTKFEGLGGMFELVDGELVVPAYRVLNIVEGGRERGIGFWSPRFGLSRHISRRSDIPGGELAPVIWPGESAVQPSGWVQPTSARKLRVAVPGYVSASYRAIVHLDVDSVTNQTTAGGFVIDVFEAAVRLLPYALPFEYVKAKSQPYDTLVHAVQNGTFDAAVADMTITEKRAKHVDFTLPYMATDIAMVVPLLDQRSSKLTWFFFLKPVCYDLWLVSGALFFLISFVVWAIEHSHNRDFGAEVELTPSNQGKLTPNQAGTKGKLTLSNQVGTSLYFGFSTLVFAHRENLKSNLSRIVVVVWVFVVLILQSSYTATLTSMLTVPQVELAIADYSALLRGTEKVGIMNNSFTGQALKQSGFPQDRIVRYPNARSFLDALLNGSIGAIVNETPYFQMFLTTYSDNFSMTDQRNMTGGFGFAFPKGSPYVTDLSQAILKLTESNEIARIQRKWFGDPGNGDSPFRSRSLSLYTFRGLFLITGLISLACFVFQLMFNFRQTIDQLIFKFRQHIVQMIFKFRQPIQEIMLPPSSPLEEHSVIDVAGSPDSAPHTSEWSGTLEMAIPPADEIEPAASDQTAEVAPARQPDSSEENHREASN; encoded by the exons ATGGCTGGGGACGCGCGCCTTGTGTTCGTCCTGATCGGCTTCGCGGCCTGCTCCCTCGTCGCGACGTCGCGGGCGCAGCCGGCGGAGGTGAAGGTGGGGCTCATCATCGACGCCGACTCGCCAGTGGGCAAGATCGCAACAACCACCATCCCCATGGCCCTCGAGGATTTCTACGCCGCCTTCCCCAACTCCACCGCTCGGGTTAAGATCCTGCAGTACAATTCCAGTGCAGACGTCGTCATCGCCGCGTCCGCCG CGTTGCAGCTGATGACGACGCAGGGAGCCCGTGCTATCCTCGGCCCGCAGTCGTCGGTCGAGTCGGCGTTcgtcgccgacctcgccacccacGCCGAGGTCCCCGTGGTGTCCTTCTCCGCCACGAGCCCCTCCGTGTCTCCCACCGCGGCGCGCTTCTTCTCCCGCGCCGCGCACAGCGACGCTGACCAGGCCGGCGCCATCGCGGCGCTCGCCACGCTCTTCGGCTGGCGCCGCGTGGTGCCCATCTACCAGGACGACGACTACGGCGTGGCGTTCCTCCCCTTCTTGGTGGACGCCCTCGCGTCCGCGCGCGCCGAGGTCCCCTACCGCTGCGCGCTCTCGGCGGCCGCGTCCCCGGACGCCGTGGCTGCCGAGCTGTACCGCCTGGAGTCCGAGCAGACCCGCGTGTTCGTGCTTCACACGCGCCACCAGCTCGCGCGCCGTGTGTTCGCCGCCGCCCTCAAGGCCGGCATGATAGGGGAAGGCTACGTGTGGGTCATCACCGACGGGCTCACGGGCCTCCTCGGCTCAGTCCAGCCGCCTCAGGGTGTCATCGGGCTTGCGCCGTACGTGCCTACCACGCCACGGCTGCGGGACGTCAAGAAGCGGTGGGCACACCGGTACATGCGCGACCACCCGGATGGCGAGCTCTCGCACGCCATTATAGGCTGCTACGCCGTCTGGGCCTACGACGCCGCGTGGGCCGTGGCCTCGGCGGCAGAGCGACTCAGCGCCACCGAGTTATCGTCGCCACCCGGGCTGGTAGGAGGCACGGACGGCGACAATGACATCTCGGGGCTCGGCAAGTCTAGATCAGGCAAAAGCTTCCTCCGAGCTCTCAGCGACACCAAATTCGAGGGTCTCGGCGGCATGTTCGAGCTCGTCGACGGCGAGCTTGTAGTACCGGCCTACCGCGTGTTAAACATCGTAGAAGGCGGAAGGGAGAGAGGCATCGGGTTCTGGTCACCACGGTTCGGGCTTAGCCGGCACATCAGCCGCCGTTCCGACATCCCGGGCGGCGAGCTCGCGCCGGTGATCTGGCCCGGAGAGTCGGCGGTGCAGCCAAGTGGGTGGGTGCAGCCAACGAGCGCGAGAAAGCTGCGGGTGGCAGTGCCGGGGTATGTCTCGGCGAGCTACCGTGCGATCGTGCACCTTGACGTGGACTCCGTCACCAACCAGACGACGGCCGGCGGGTTCGTCATCGACGTGTTCGAGGCTGCAGTGCGGCTGCTGCCCTACGCGCTGCCGTTCGAGTACGTCAAGGCCAAGTCTCAGCCCTACGACACGCTAGTCCACGCGGTTCAAAATGGG ACGTTCGACGCGGCGGTGGCAGACATGACCATCACGGAGAAGCGAGCGAAGCATGTGGACTTCACGTTGCCTTACATGGCGACAGACATCGCCATGGTTGTGCCGCTGCTCGACCAGCGGAGCAGCAAGTTGACGTGGTTTTTTTTTCTGAAGCCGGTCTGCTACGATCTCTGGCTTGTCAGCGGGGCCTTATTCTTCCTTATTAGCTTTGTTGTCTGGGCTATCGAGCACAGCCAcaacagggatttcggcgccgaaGTGGAGCTCACGCCGTCCAATCAGGGCAAGCTCACACCCAACCAAGCTGGCACAAAAGGCAAGCTGACGCTGTCCAACCAAGTCGGCACCAGCCTCTACTTCGGCTTCTCCACCCTCGTCTTCGCCCACAGGGAGAACCTCAAGAGCAACCTGTCGAGGATCGTGGTGGTGGTGTGGGTGTTCGTGGTGCTCATCCTGCAGTCCAGCTACACGGCGACCCTCACGTCCATGCTCACGGTGCCGCAGGTGGAGCTGGCCATTGCCGACTATAGCGCGCTGCTTCGGGGCACGGAGAAGGTCGGGATCATGAACAATTCCTTCACGGGCCAGGCCCTGAAGCAGTCGGGATTCCCGCAGGACAGGATCGTGCGGTACCCGAACGCGCGGAGCTTCCTTGATGCGCTGCTCAACGGCAGCATTGGCGCCATCGTCAACGAGACGCCCTACTTCCAGATGTTCCTCACTACCTACAGCGATAACTTCAGCATGACCGACCAGCGCAACATGACTGGCGGCTTCGGCTTCGCGTTTCCCAAGGGGTCACCGTACGTGACGGACCTGTCGCAGGCGATCCTCAAGCTCACCGAGAGCAACGAGATCGCCAGGATCCAGCGCAAGTGGTTTGGGGACCCTGGCAATGGCGATTCGCCGTTCAGGTCCAGAAGCCTCAGCTTATACACCTTCCGGGGTCTGTTCCTCATCACCGGCCTCATCTCGCTCGCATGCTTCGTCTTTCAGCTGATGTTCAACTTCCGGCAGACCATCGACCAGCTGATCTTCAAGTTCCGGCAGCACATCGTCCAGATGATCTTCAAATTCCGGCAGCCCATCCAAGAGATCATGTTGCCCCCTTCTTCCCCTCTTGAGGAGCACAGCGTGATCGACGTGGCCGGCAGCCCGGACAGCGCACCGCACACGAGCGAGTGGTCAGGGACACTCGAGATGGCAATCCCTCCAGCCGATGAGATTGAGCCAGCTGCCAGCGATCAGACAGCGGAGGTAGCTCCTGCTCGTCAACCTgacagctctgaagagaatcacaGAGAGGCCAGTAACTAA